TGGACGACGCTCTGGGTCGAGGGCGGCGCCGGACCGCTCACGTCGCGACTGATGGGGTGAACGTGGCGCACGCTCCGGGGGATCGGCGCTCGGAACGCGCGTCTGCTCAGCCTCTCCGGCCCGTTGCTCTTCGCACTGACCCTCGCGGTATGGATCACGCTGCTCTGGGCCGGGTGGACGCTCGTCTTCGCCAGCGCCGAGCGCGCCCTCGTCGACACGCTCGAGCGCGGGTCCATCTCGTGGTCCGATCGGCTCTACTTTACCGGATACACGATCTTCACGCTGGGGATCGGAGATTTCGCCCCCAGGACGGGGCGCTGGCAGCTCGTCACGATACTCGCGACCGGGAGCGGCCTGCTCTTCGTCACGCTGAGCGTTACCTACGCGCTCTCCGTCCTCGAGGCGGTCACCCAGAAACGCGCGTTCGCCAGCAGCGTGAGCGGCTTCGGAGCCCGCAGCGAGGAGATCGTTCGTACGAGCTGGACCGGCGAGGAGTTTCAAGGGATCGCGCTCCCGCTGAACGCCCTCGTCACGCAGCTCGCGACCCTCACCGAGAATCACAAGGCCTACCCGGTCCTCCACTACTTTTACAGCGCCCGGACGGATCGATCGCCGATCGTCGAAATCGCCGTCCTCGACGAGACGGTGACGCTGCTCCGGTTCGGCGTTCCGGAACGATACCGGCCGAACCGACTCCTCCTCAGGATCTCGCGGACGAGTATCGAGCACTACCTCGAGACGCTTCACGAAGGGTTCGTCGAGCCGGCAGACAGTTCGCCGCCGCCGCCGGACCTCCGTGCGCTACGCGAGGCGGGCGTCCCGACCGTGTCGAACGACGAGTTCGAGGCCGCTCTCGACGAACTGGAGACGAGACGGCGACTACTGTACGGACTCGTCGAATCCGACGCTCGGGAGTGGCCGTCGACGGGACGGGCCGACCTCCCCGACGCGGACGAATGAGCGAATCCCAGTGGTCGGTATTCCCCATTCCGTTCAATACCCTGGCAATCGAAGGACGACGTATGGCAACCGACGACTCACTGATTCGAACGCTGTTGATCGTTATCGCCGCAATCCTCCTGCTGCCGGTTCTCATGATGACGCTCGCGATTCCCATGATGGGCGTCTGGGGCGGCGGCCACATGTGGAACGGCGGTGCGTGGGGCGGTACCGGCGCAACGTGGATGTGGCTTCTCATGTCGGTTGTCCCGTTGCTGGTGATTCTCGGGCTCGGATATCTCCTGTACAGCGCGGTTCGCCGGTCGGGAACGCGAGGGACGGACCCTGCACTCGAGGAACTGCGAACCGCCTACGCCCGCGGTGATCTCACCGACGAGGAGTTCGAGAACCGGCGTGAACGTCTTCGACGGGAGGAGAAACGATAGGAGGGGGCGTTCACAGCGGGCCGCCTCCCACCGCGCCCCTCGAGATCGTCGGATAGCTGACCCGTGTTACGACTGGTTTTCCGCGGCGTCACCCGTCGATGCTGCGCTCCCGTTCCGGGAGACCCGGAGCCATGCCTTGACGAGTTCGTTCACGTTGTGAAAGATGATGCCGACGGTGAGCAGGGTCGTCGCCAGGTAGATCACGAACCCGGGCGGGCCGCCGACCGTCGCACCGAGGAGACCGCCGGTGATGCCGACGATCGTGAGTTCGATCCACGTCACCAGTATCCGGGAACTCAGCCGCGGCGGTGACGGCTCGGTCTCCGCCCCGTTCGTCGGTCGATCGTCGTTGCGAGCAGTGGGGTCAGCGTCGCTGCCCATCGGGAAGTCCTCGACGTCACCGTCGTCGACAGCCGGACGCCCGACGCGGCCGTCGTCGTCGGCGCCCATCAGTACGACTCACCTGCCTCGACCGGGCCGCTGAACGCGGAGTAGAGGACCACGAAGTAGACGAAGACGAGCGGGAGCAGGATCGCCGCCCCGATCGACATGAGGTTGAGCGGCAGCGTCGAGACGATCGCCGTCTCGACCGTCAGCCCGCCAGCACGGTCGATGGCCGGATACATCAGACCGGCGACGACGCCGACCAGCGCGAAGACGAGGCCCGCAGCGGCACCGAACGCCACGTAGTAGCGGTCCGCCCGCGTCGCCGCCGCGTACACCCCGGCGAGGACGAGCGTGGCGAGGACGAGGGCGGCGACCGGCGCGGAGAACAGGGCCGATCGTAGGGTGGGGGCCGCTCCGTAGACGTATCCCAGCGTCACCACGACAAGGACGAGATAGACCACGAGTGCGCGGTAGCCGTCCGTCCGGAGGTCCTCGCGCAGGTCGCCTCGCGTCTTGAGTCGAAGGAACGCCACGCCGTCGACGACGGTCAGCGCGACGACGGCCAGGCCGACGACGACTCCCGGGAGCGTGACGATCGTCGTCGCGCCGAGCAGCCAGTTCGCCGTGAACATCCCGAGAAAGAACGGGGCCGTGAGGCTGCCGACGACGAACGCGCGCCCCCACCACCGCCGCCACGCCTCGTCGTGGCGCTGTTCGTACATCTCGGGGGCGAGCCCCCGAACGATGAGCGCGCCCAGGATCGCGAACATCAGCAGGTAGTGGCGGCTGAACAGGTTGGCGTAGACGGCCGGGAACGCCGCGAACATGGCGCCGCCGAAGACGACGAGCCACACCTCGTTGCCGTCCCAGAACGGCCCGATCGCGGACAACAACTGCTCGCGTTCGTCGGCGTCCTCGCGCGTCGCGAACAGCGCGCCAACCCCGAAGTCGAAGCCGTCGAGGAACAGGAACATCGCGAGGATGAAGAACAACAGCCCGAACCAGAGGTCCGCGAGCGGCAGCCCGAACAGGGGTTCGGTCGCGAGTGAAGCCGGGTCAGTCATCGGCCTGCACCTCCGACGTGGGCGTCTCCGCCGCGTCGTCCAGTGCGGGACCGTCAACCTCCGGCGGCCCGGCACGGACGATCCGGACGACGACGTACGTATAGAGTACGAGCAGTCCGAGGTAGACGACGGCGAACCCGGCGAGCGTCATCGTCGCTTCCGCAGCCGTGAGTCCCGGTGAGACGCCCTCGCTCGTCCGCAAGACGTCCTGAATGACCCACGGCTGGCGACCGACCTCGGTGACGACCCAGCCGAGTTCGACCGCGATGATTCCGAGCGGCGTCGAGGCCATCAGGGCCTTGTGGAGGAGGTCGTCCTCGAGGAGTTCGCCCCGCCACCAGCGGTAGCCGCCCCAGACGGCGAGCAGGATGAACCAGAAGCCGAGCGCGACCATGATCCGGAACGCCCAGAAGACGACCGCGACTGGCGGCTGGGGGCCGTCGAACTCCTCGAGACCCTGTATGGTCGCCTGCGGATCGCCGCCGCTGGCGAGCCACGACGCCCCGCCGGGGATGCCGATGCCGAAGATGTCCTTGGCCCGCGGGTCCAGTAGGTCCTGAATACTCGTCGGAAACGCGACGATGTACTCGGGGACGTACGAGTCGGTCTCCCAGACGGCCTCCATCGCGGCGAACTTCTGTGGCTGGGTCTCGACGACGTGTCGAGCGTACAGATCGCCGTGGAGCACCTGCAACGGCGCGGTGATGAGCAGCGCGAGGAGGCCGAACTTGAGCGTTGTCTCCCAGAATCCGATGTTCTCGACCGGATACCCCCACACGTGGTGTCTGAAGACGAAGTAGGCCCCGAGCCCGGCCATGAACAGCGCGACGGACTCGACGGCGGCGTTTTGCATGTGGACGAACATCCAGGGGAACCGCGGGTTGGCGTAGGCGGCGACCGGATCGACCAACTGAACGATCGTCCGCCCGTTCTCCGTGGCCAGTTCGTACCCCCGCGGAGTCTGCATCCACGAGTTGGCGATCAAGATCCAGACGGCCGAGAGCCACGTCCCGAGTCCGACGGCGACCGCCGAGACCATGTACAGCGCGTTTCCGACGCGCTCGCGGCCGAAGACGAAGATCCCGAGAAACGTCGCTTCCAGCATGAACGCCATCATCCCCTCGAGCGCGAGCGGCCCGCCGAACAGCTCGCCGGCGGTTGTAGAAAACGCCGCGAAGTTGGTGCCGAACTCGAACTCGAGGACGATTCCGGTCACGGTGCCGACGACGAAGCTGACGGCGAAGATTCGCGTCCAGAACCTGCGTAGCTGCTCGTAGATCGGTTTCCCGGTACGGATATCCTTCCACGTGAAGTAGACGAGGAAGGGGGCGAGCCCCATGCTCATCACCGGGAAGATGATGTGGACGATCGTCGTGAGCGCGAACTGCAGTCGACTGCCGGTGACTGGATCGATCATGATGTGGACCACGACTGAGCTTCGGAGGCGATTCCACCTCGAGACGGCGGGTTGCTTGCGATCGAAGGGAGGTGCTGCCGAGGGGTAGTGTTTGCGGTACGAACGTCGAATTGCGGCGTACTACGTCTCACGCGGATGTATTCGACGGGTATCGCGCTGATACTCGCCGGCGGCTGCAGCGACGGGCCTCATCGACCGGGCTGCTCCCGCAGCCTCCGGCCCGTCTCGCGAGCGACGGCGAACACGAATCCGAGCCCCCGTCGCACGTCCAGGTCTCGGAGGGCACGTACCAGCCCGCGTACACCGAGCGGTTTCGTCGGTTCGGCGCTCGCTTCACCGACAGCCTCGAGCAGCGACTCGAGCGTCCGGGCCACGTCGTCGTCGGCCGCGGTGTCGGCGACTTCACCGAGTTTCGTCCCGGTCGCCGCGAGATCGGTCACCATGTCGTCGTCCATCGCATTCGACGCGAGCGCGACGAGATCCGCCATCGCTAGCAGGTCGTCGAGCGTCCCCGACCGCTGCAGGCGGGCCAGCGTCTCGATGGCGTCGGCCAGGTCCGCGGCGTTCTCGCCGGTCGCCTCGCCGAGCCGTGCGGCGTCGGGAGTCGCCAGCCCGTCGGCCGCAGCGCCGAGGTTCGTCGCCGTCCCTGCCAGCTCCTCGACCATCCGGTCGTCCATCGCCGCCGTCGCGAGGTCCGCCGTATCGAGCAGGTCGTTGACGACGCCGAGGCGCTCTATGAACTGGGCGACCTCCTCGGGGTTCTCGGCGACGAGTTCCTCGAGGGCCGGGCCCCCGGCACCGGCGGTCTCGTTCGCGGCTCCAGTTTCGGTTTCGGGTTCGGATTCGGACATCTATAGTACCCCCCGTGCGGTCAGCCAGTAGGACTCGTTGTAGCCGAGCTTGGCCCAGTGGAGCGGTTTCGACGGCTCGCGGACGAACGGCTCCTCGCCGTAGGAGAACTCGATGAACGTGGCCTCGTCCATCCCGGCCTCGAGGAAGCAGACGGTCTTGCCGTCGTAGGTCGCCGTCGGGACCGTCCCGCGGGCGCGGCTGGCGATCCGGTCCGCCACGACGCCTGCCTCGTAGTGGGCGACGCTGCCGGCCTTGCTCGTCGGAACGTCCGCGACGTCGCCGATCGCGTAGACATCCTCGGCCGCCGTCGCCTCGAGCGTGTGCCTGTCGACGTCGATCCAGCCGTCTTCACCGAGCCCCGCGTCGGTCACGAGGTCGCTGCCCCGGTGGGGCGGGATCGCCACGAGCAGGTCGTACTCGAGTTCGTTCCCTTCGACCGTTCCGACGACTTCCGCGTCGGGGTCGACCTCGTCGACGTTGAAGAACGTCTCGAGGGCGATGTCGCGTTCCTCGAACAGGTCGGTCGCCCAGTCGGCGATCGGTTCGAGGCCGTGGGCGCGGTTGATCGGATACGTGTAAGTGATGTCGACGTCCTCGCGTCGGCCGCGCTCGCGGAGCCAGTCGTCGACCATCAGGGTGAACTCGACCGGCGCGGCCGGACACATGTGCGGGACGCCGACGACGCTCAGCACGAGGTGACCCTCGGTGAAGTCGGCGAGTTCGTCCCGGAGGCGTTCGGCGCCGTCGGGGCCGTAGAAGTGGTGGCCGCCTTCGGCGAGTCCCGGAACGGCCTCGGGGTCGAGGCTCGCGCCGGTCGCCAGCACGAGTTGGTCGTAGCGCAGCGAGGGCGTCCTGTCGGCAAGCGACAGGCGCTTTCGATCCGTGTCGACGTCGGTGACCTCGTCGATCGTCAGGGTGACGCGGCGGTCGACCAGTTCCTCGATCGGCCGCTTGGCGTCGTCGACCGTCTTCTTCCCGAACGGCACGTACAGGAACGTCGGCTTGTAGACGTGGTTCGGATCGGCCGTGATCAGTCGAACCGCGACGTCTCCGGCCTCGATCTCGCTCCGTAGCTCGCTCGCGAGTCGGTTCGCGAGGACCGTCCCGCCCGTTCCGCCGCCGACGATTGCGATTCGATGCATCTCAGTCGACCTCCAAGTAGATGTTCCAGTGGTCGTCGTGCTCCTCGATCTCGAGTAACTCGTGGCCGGCCTCCTCGAGCCACTCCGGCACGTCGGTCGTGGAGTTCCGTGCGGTGGTCTGGAGTTCGACCACGGTGCCGGGGTCGAGGGTCTTCACCGTCCCGATGAGGTCCATCAGCGGGCCGGGACACGTCGCGCCGCGCGAGTCGATCGTCACGTCAGGGGTGGTAGTATTCGTCATCGGTCTAGGTCCGTAGTTTCCGTCGTCGTCGTTCGAACTCGTCCTCGGAGAGGTCCCCGCGGGCGTAGCGCTCGCGGAGTTCCTCGAGGGCGTGGTCGGGTCGGTCGGTGCGGGCAACTCGGCGCAGACCGGCGACCCAGACGGCGATCAGGGCCACCAGGCCGAACAGGAGGATCGGCCAGAGGAACATCCAGCCGCCGAATCCTCCCCAGCCGCCCATCGGTCCGCCGCCACCGCCGTGGGTCTGTGCGGACGCCGTCGCGGTCGCGGCGACGAGGAAGACGGCGCTGACCACCGTCACTCGCCCCGCGGACCGTCCGAGCGTGTCGCGTCGGTCGATCATCATCGGATCACACGTGGAGTTTGGTATTGTGTAATAAAACCATTATCGCGAAATCCCTCTGGGCAGGAAGAGGCGAAGAATATATGCTGAAGCGGTCGAGCTCGAGCGGCGCTACCGTCCGCCGAACCGCTCGTGTCGACTCCCCCGCCGACCGATAGATCCGATCGGCTACCGCCGTCAGGTTTCGTCCGTAGCGGTTCCGATATCCCCAACAGGCGGAGGCTGCTCGTCGCGACCGACCGGTCACCGACCGCGGCGGTCGCGTCACCCCCCGACGGCGATCCGCGACCGGTCGCCATATCAATATTGCCCCTACTACACAAAATCGTTATAATCGTGGAGTCCGTACCATCCCACGATGAGCGACACTGGAGACGACGAACGACAGCGAATTCGCGAGCAGAAGAAACGCGAGCTGCAGGAACGCCTCGAGAGTGGCGGGAGCCTCGATGCGGTCGACGCCGACGAAGGGGGCGACGCGCCCGACGAGCCGATCGCGATTACGGGACAGGGTCACTTCGAGGAGGTCGTCGACGAGCACGACGTGGTCCTCGTGGACTGCTACGCCGACTGGTGCGGTCCCTGTCAGATGCTCGAGCCGACGATCGAGGCCCTCGCCGCGGAGACCGACGCTGCCGTCGCGAAGGTCGACGTCGACCGCCACCAGCGCCTCGCCCAGCAGCTCGGCGCTCGCGGGGTTCCGACGCTCGTCCTCTACGCCGACGGCCAGCCGGTCGAGCGGACGGTCGGTGTACAGGACCGGGCGA
This genomic stretch from Natrinema salaciae harbors:
- a CDS encoding cytochrome ubiquinol oxidase subunit I — translated: MIDPVTGSRLQFALTTIVHIIFPVMSMGLAPFLVYFTWKDIRTGKPIYEQLRRFWTRIFAVSFVVGTVTGIVLEFEFGTNFAAFSTTAGELFGGPLALEGMMAFMLEATFLGIFVFGRERVGNALYMVSAVAVGLGTWLSAVWILIANSWMQTPRGYELATENGRTIVQLVDPVAAYANPRFPWMFVHMQNAAVESVALFMAGLGAYFVFRHHVWGYPVENIGFWETTLKFGLLALLITAPLQVLHGDLYARHVVETQPQKFAAMEAVWETDSYVPEYIVAFPTSIQDLLDPRAKDIFGIGIPGGASWLASGGDPQATIQGLEEFDGPQPPVAVVFWAFRIMVALGFWFILLAVWGGYRWWRGELLEDDLLHKALMASTPLGIIAVELGWVVTEVGRQPWVIQDVLRTSEGVSPGLTAAEATMTLAGFAVVYLGLLVLYTYVVVRIVRAGPPEVDGPALDDAAETPTSEVQADD
- a CDS encoding sulfurtransferase TusA family protein, translated to MTNTTTPDVTIDSRGATCPGPLMDLIGTVKTLDPGTVVELQTTARNSTTDVPEWLEEAGHELLEIEEHDDHWNIYLEVD
- a CDS encoding SHOCT domain-containing protein, whose product is MATDDSLIRTLLIVIAAILLLPVLMMTLAIPMMGVWGGGHMWNGGAWGGTGATWMWLLMSVVPLLVILGLGYLLYSAVRRSGTRGTDPALEELRTAYARGDLTDEEFENRRERLRREEKR
- a CDS encoding SHOCT domain-containing protein yields the protein MMIDRRDTLGRSAGRVTVVSAVFLVAATATASAQTHGGGGGPMGGWGGFGGWMFLWPILLFGLVALIAVWVAGLRRVARTDRPDHALEELRERYARGDLSEDEFERRRRKLRT
- a CDS encoding NAD(P)/FAD-dependent oxidoreductase → MHRIAIVGGGTGGTVLANRLASELRSEIEAGDVAVRLITADPNHVYKPTFLYVPFGKKTVDDAKRPIEELVDRRVTLTIDEVTDVDTDRKRLSLADRTPSLRYDQLVLATGASLDPEAVPGLAEGGHHFYGPDGAERLRDELADFTEGHLVLSVVGVPHMCPAAPVEFTLMVDDWLRERGRREDVDITYTYPINRAHGLEPIADWATDLFEERDIALETFFNVDEVDPDAEVVGTVEGNELEYDLLVAIPPHRGSDLVTDAGLGEDGWIDVDRHTLEATAAEDVYAIGDVADVPTSKAGSVAHYEAGVVADRIASRARGTVPTATYDGKTVCFLEAGMDEATFIEFSYGEEPFVREPSKPLHWAKLGYNESYWLTARGVL
- the cydB gene encoding cytochrome d ubiquinol oxidase subunit II; amino-acid sequence: MTDPASLATEPLFGLPLADLWFGLLFFILAMFLFLDGFDFGVGALFATREDADEREQLLSAIGPFWDGNEVWLVVFGGAMFAAFPAVYANLFSRHYLLMFAILGALIVRGLAPEMYEQRHDEAWRRWWGRAFVVGSLTAPFFLGMFTANWLLGATTIVTLPGVVVGLAVVALTVVDGVAFLRLKTRGDLREDLRTDGYRALVVYLVLVVVTLGYVYGAAPTLRSALFSAPVAALVLATLVLAGVYAAATRADRYYVAFGAAAGLVFALVGVVAGLMYPAIDRAGGLTVETAIVSTLPLNLMSIGAAILLPLVFVYFVVLYSAFSGPVEAGESY
- a CDS encoding DUF1641 domain-containing protein; amino-acid sequence: MSESEPETETGAANETAGAGGPALEELVAENPEEVAQFIERLGVVNDLLDTADLATAAMDDRMVEELAGTATNLGAAADGLATPDAARLGEATGENAADLADAIETLARLQRSGTLDDLLAMADLVALASNAMDDDMVTDLAATGTKLGEVADTAADDDVARTLESLLEAVGEASAEPTKPLGVRGLVRALRDLDVRRGLGFVFAVARETGRRLREQPGR
- the trxA gene encoding thioredoxin, whose product is MSDTGDDERQRIREQKKRELQERLESGGSLDAVDADEGGDAPDEPIAITGQGHFEEVVDEHDVVLVDCYADWCGPCQMLEPTIEALAAETDAAVAKVDVDRHQRLAQQLGARGVPTLVLYADGQPVERTVGVQDRATLDGLIEQHA
- a CDS encoding potassium channel family protein; protein product: MTLAVWITLLWAGWTLVFASAERALVDTLERGSISWSDRLYFTGYTIFTLGIGDFAPRTGRWQLVTILATGSGLLFVTLSVTYALSVLEAVTQKRAFASSVSGFGARSEEIVRTSWTGEEFQGIALPLNALVTQLATLTENHKAYPVLHYFYSARTDRSPIVEIAVLDETVTLLRFGVPERYRPNRLLLRISRTSIEHYLETLHEGFVEPADSSPPPPDLRALREAGVPTVSNDEFEAALDELETRRRLLYGLVESDAREWPSTGRADLPDADE